The genomic window AAAATTCATTCTTGTTTTAATCCATATTCCGCCTATTTCAATACAATAAACCGACCAGGATTTAATTTAAATTATTAAAAAAATATTAAAATAAAAAGTCGTTTTATTAATCAGCTCATAATGAGATAATAAATTCAACAGCTCAGCAGTGGAAAATATATTCAGCATACAGACAGAACAGGAATTTTTAACGGCAGCCCTCGATACATTCCGTTACCAATATGAAAATATTGAGATATACAGGCGTTTTGTGGATTATCTGAACATCGATCCGGAAAGTGTAAACAGCCTGGCAAATATTCCGTTTCTGCCGATTGAAATGTTTAAAAATCATGAGATTTTAGATAGAAATGCGACAGCCGGCCTGTTTTTTCAGAGCTCGGGGACTACAAAGATGAACCTTTCAAAGCATTTTATCGCAGATGAAAGCAAATATGAAGAAAGCATTTACCGAAGTTTCGCGCAGTTTATAGGCCAGCCGGAAGATTTTATTTTCCTGGGGCTTTTGCCAAGTTACCTGGAAAAGCAGAATTCTTCACTTATTTATATGGTAGATTACCTGATGAAGAAATCCGGGCAACCGGAAAACGGCTATTTCCTGTACAATCATGAGGATTTGTTTAGCCTTCTGAATACCCTGAGCCACAAGAAAGTAATTCTTTTCGGGGTTTCTTTCGCCCTGCTGGATTTTATCGATTACTGCGGATCCCGGCAAAGTGAAGGTTCTCTGAATGCTTCGGAAAATCTGATCGTTATAGAAACCGGCGGAATGAAAGGAAGAAAAGAGGAAATGACCAAAGATGAGCTGCTGAAGATCATGCAGGAAGGTTTTAAAACGGATAAGATTTATTCGGAATACTCCATGACGGAACTGCTTTCACAGGCTTATTCACTTGGGAATAATGAATACGAATGTCCGAACTGGATGAAAATATTGATCCGAAATGCGGAAGATCCCTTTAATTACGAAAAAGAAGGGAGGACCGGTGCTATCAATATTATCGATCTGGCAAACATTCATTCCTGTTCCTTTATTGCTACACAGGATTTAGGAAAGACCGTTGGAGATAAGTTTCAGGTATTGGGAAGGATTGATCATTCGGATATCCGCGGCTGTAGTCTGCTGGTGAGTTGAGGTGTGGGTTTGGTTATGAGTTGGAGATTTTGAGGTGTTGGAGAGTTGGAGAGCTGGAGAGTTTGAGAGTAGAAGTGTTTGAGGGTTAAGGAGTGGTAAAAGTACTTTTGAGGAGAAGAGTACTGGGATGTGAAAGAAAATGACCGTTTCTCCGTTAAATAGTAAATCAATAAATTTTAATTAAAACAAAAGTGTTAAAAATAGAAGAATTGGTGCATGCGTTCATCCATTCTCAGTGTAATTTTGAGAAGGAGATGGTGCTCACTAATCATTTTCAGGCCGATTGGGAAGCCGATATTCTGGTAGTGGATTCGGAAGGCTTCAGTCATGAGATCGAAATCAAGCTTTCGAAAAGCGATTTTAAAAACGACTTTAAAAAATCGTACACCAATTCGAATACCGGCGAGAAGTTTTTAAAGCACGATAAGATTTCGTGTGGCGATTACATCTGCAATGCGTTCAGTTTCCTGTTGCCGATGGGAATGGTGGATCATAATCTTATTCCTGTACATTGCGGGATCATCGAATTTTATCATAACGTAGATACCTGGGATACGGAATTTTACCGCATTCGTGAGCCGAAGCGCGTTCATGAAGATTCTTACTGGAAACTGAACGACAAAGATATCTTCATCCGGAAAATGGCACTGAGCCTGCTTCAGAAAAAGCTGGAAATAAAAGGCAAGCACGAAGAACTTATTTTCAGAAGCCCTTTTGATATTAAAAGGCTGAGATAAAAAAAATCCTGTTGCAAAAACAGGATTTTTTTGTAGGAATTTTTATCTGCTGTTTATTGAATTTATCTTTTTTTCGAATCACATTAGAAAGCAACAGGATTTGGTTCTGTTATTTTTCAGGTCTTTCGATCAGTAAATTATAGGTAAAAGCCGCCGCAATGCCTCCCAGGATAGGAGCCGTAAGAAACAGCCATAGCTGATTCAGTGCCTCACCGCCTGCAAATACTGCAGGGCCGATACTTCTCGCCGGATTTACGGAAACTCCGGTCACTTTAATTCCCACAATATGAATCAGCACCAGGGAAAAACCAATCGCCAGACCGGCAAAACCGCCGTTGATATTTTTGCTGGAAGTTGCTCCCAAAATAACCATCAGGAAAATGAAGGTAAATACAAATTCTGCCAGAAATGCTGAAACGGTATTGTACTGATCCAGGTAACCTGTTCCCCAGCCGTTGGAACCTAGTGCCCAAGGTTTCATCTCTGCCCCCGGATGTCCCGTAAAAATAATATATAGAATTCCGGCTCCGATGATGCCCCCCAGGATCTGGGCAATAATGTACCGGACGGCTTCCCCCATTTTCATTCTTCCGGCTGCAACCATAGCAATCGAAATAGCCGGGTTGATGTGACAGCCTGAAATATGCCCGATCGCATAAGCCATGGCTACAACACTCAGTCCGAATGCAAAAGAAATTCCCAGAAACCCGACACCGGTAGTACCATCCGCACCGGCGATAACGGCGCTTCCGCAGCCCATGAAAACAAGCACCATCGTGCCA from Chryseobacterium sp. SORGH_AS_0447 includes these protein-coding regions:
- a CDS encoding acyl transferase, which codes for MENIFSIQTEQEFLTAALDTFRYQYENIEIYRRFVDYLNIDPESVNSLANIPFLPIEMFKNHEILDRNATAGLFFQSSGTTKMNLSKHFIADESKYEESIYRSFAQFIGQPEDFIFLGLLPSYLEKQNSSLIYMVDYLMKKSGQPENGYFLYNHEDLFSLLNTLSHKKVILFGVSFALLDFIDYCGSRQSEGSLNASENLIVIETGGMKGRKEEMTKDELLKIMQEGFKTDKIYSEYSMTELLSQAYSLGNNEYECPNWMKILIRNAEDPFNYEKEGRTGAINIIDLANIHSCSFIATQDLGKTVGDKFQVLGRIDHSDIRGCSLLVS
- the aqpZ gene encoding aquaporin Z, which gives rise to MMISKTSKFVAEMLGTMVLVFMGCGSAVIAGADGTTGVGFLGISFAFGLSVVAMAYAIGHISGCHINPAISIAMVAAGRMKMGEAVRYIIAQILGGIIGAGILYIIFTGHPGAEMKPWALGSNGWGTGYLDQYNTVSAFLAEFVFTFIFLMVILGATSSKNINGGFAGLAIGFSLVLIHIVGIKVTGVSVNPARSIGPAVFAGGEALNQLWLFLTAPILGGIAAAFTYNLLIERPEK